Proteins from a genomic interval of Cucumis melo cultivar AY chromosome 7, USDA_Cmelo_AY_1.0, whole genome shotgun sequence:
- the LOC103492969 gene encoding gibberellin 2-beta-dioxygenase 1 isoform X2, whose protein sequence is MVVLSKQSIQQLSSNSFMRNSMASAASSSAAFFSEVPLIDLSSPDAKQLIVKACEELGFFKVVNHGVPMEFISTLESESTNFFSLPLSEKQKAAPPSPFGYGNKQIGRNGDVGWVEYILLNTHLESNSDGFLSIFGQDPQKLRSAVNNYISAVRNMACEILELMAEGLKIQQRNAFSKLVMDEESDSVFRVNHYPPCPQIQALKGMNMIGFGEHTDPQIISVLRSNNTSGLQISLADGNWISVPPDQNSFFINVGDSLQVMTNGRFKSVKHRVLTNSLKSRISMIYFGGPPLSEKIAPLPSLMKGEERSLYKEFTWFEYKRSAYNSRLADNRLVHFERIAAS, encoded by the exons ATGGTGGTTTTGTCCAAACAGTCAATCCAACAGTTGTCTTCTAATTCCTTCATGAGAAATTCCATGGCTTCTGCTGCTTCTTCCTCTGCAGCATTTTTCTCTGAGGTTCCACTAATAGACCTTTCTTCACCAGATGCTAAACAGCTCATTGTTAAAGCCTGTGAAGAACTTGGTTTTTTCAAGGTCGTCAACCATGGCGTTCCTATGGAATTTATCTCCACTCTCGAATCAGAATCCACGAATTTCTTCTCCCTTCCCCTCTCTGAAAAACAAAAAGCTGCTCCTCCTTCCCCCTTTGGCTATGGCAACAAACAAATTGGCCGCAATGGCGACGTGGGTTGGGTCGAATACATTCTCTTAAACACTCACCTAGAATCCAACTCCGATGGGTTCCTCTCCATTTTTGGCCAAGACCCACAGAAACTCCG CTCTGCTGTGAACAATTACATATCAGCGGTGAGGAATATGGCGTGTGAAATCCTTGAGTTAATGGCGGAAGGATTGAAGATTCAGCAGAGGAATGCGTTTAGTAAACTGGTAATGGATGAAGAGAGTGACTCAGTTTTTAGGGTGAACCATTATCCGCCATGTCCACAGATTCAAGCTTTGAAAGGGATGAACATGATTGGATTTGGAGAACATACAGACCCACAGATTATATCAGTTTTAAGATCAAATAATACTTCTGGACTTCAAATTTCTCTTGCTGATGGGAATTGGATTTCTGTTCCTCCTGATCAAAACTCCTTCTTCATCAATGTTGGTGACTCTTTACAG GTGATGACTAATGGAAGATTCAAAAGTGTGAAGCATAGGGTATTGACAAACAGCTTGAAGTCAAGAATTTCAATGATATATTTTGGTGGGCCACCATTAAGTGAAAAAATAGCTCCTTTGCCTTCACTTAtgaaaggagaagaaagaagtTTGTACAAAGAGTTTACTTGGTTTGAGTACAAAAGATCAGCTTACAACTCCAGGTTGGCAGATAACAGGCTTGTTCACTTTGAAAGAATTGCAGCCTCATAA
- the LOC103492969 gene encoding gibberellin 2-beta-dioxygenase 1 isoform X1, producing the protein MVVLSKQSIQQLSSNSFMRNSMASAASSSAAFFSEVPLIDLSSPDAKQLIVKACEELGFFKVVNHGVPMEFISTLESESTNFFSLPLSEKQKAAPPSPFGYGNKQIGRNGDVGWVEYILLNTHLESNSDGFLSIFGQDPQKLRSAVNNYISAVRNMACEILELMAEGLKIQQRNAFSKLVMDEESDSVFRVNHYPPCPQIQALKGMNMIGFGEHTDPQIISVLRSNNTSGLQISLADGNWISVPPDQNSFFINVGDSLQVMTNGRFKSVKHRVLTNSLKSRISMIYFGGPPLSEKIAPLPSLMKGEERSLYKEFTWFEYKRSAYNSRLCSVETVQLVGVGYILISVVRP; encoded by the exons ATGGTGGTTTTGTCCAAACAGTCAATCCAACAGTTGTCTTCTAATTCCTTCATGAGAAATTCCATGGCTTCTGCTGCTTCTTCCTCTGCAGCATTTTTCTCTGAGGTTCCACTAATAGACCTTTCTTCACCAGATGCTAAACAGCTCATTGTTAAAGCCTGTGAAGAACTTGGTTTTTTCAAGGTCGTCAACCATGGCGTTCCTATGGAATTTATCTCCACTCTCGAATCAGAATCCACGAATTTCTTCTCCCTTCCCCTCTCTGAAAAACAAAAAGCTGCTCCTCCTTCCCCCTTTGGCTATGGCAACAAACAAATTGGCCGCAATGGCGACGTGGGTTGGGTCGAATACATTCTCTTAAACACTCACCTAGAATCCAACTCCGATGGGTTCCTCTCCATTTTTGGCCAAGACCCACAGAAACTCCG CTCTGCTGTGAACAATTACATATCAGCGGTGAGGAATATGGCGTGTGAAATCCTTGAGTTAATGGCGGAAGGATTGAAGATTCAGCAGAGGAATGCGTTTAGTAAACTGGTAATGGATGAAGAGAGTGACTCAGTTTTTAGGGTGAACCATTATCCGCCATGTCCACAGATTCAAGCTTTGAAAGGGATGAACATGATTGGATTTGGAGAACATACAGACCCACAGATTATATCAGTTTTAAGATCAAATAATACTTCTGGACTTCAAATTTCTCTTGCTGATGGGAATTGGATTTCTGTTCCTCCTGATCAAAACTCCTTCTTCATCAATGTTGGTGACTCTTTACAG GTGATGACTAATGGAAGATTCAAAAGTGTGAAGCATAGGGTATTGACAAACAGCTTGAAGTCAAGAATTTCAATGATATATTTTGGTGGGCCACCATTAAGTGAAAAAATAGCTCCTTTGCCTTCACTTAtgaaaggagaagaaagaagtTTGTACAAAGAGTTTACTTGGTTTGAGTACAAAAGATCAGCTTACAACTCCAG